A stretch of the Proteus sp. ZN5 genome encodes the following:
- the sppA gene encoding signal peptide peptidase SppA, giving the protein MNKIMELIGAILKFSWQAINFIRKLILNVIFFFLLFMVIGIFLISKEAQKPMDYEGALLVDLKGVIVDQTATQNPLGEVGRELLGVSSSQLQENSLFEVVDTLRLASQDPKIKGMVLKLDEFAGADQPSLNYIGKALNEFKKTGKPIFAVSGYYSQPQYYLASYADKIYLTPQGAVGIYGFGFQNLYYKTLLENLKVSTHIFRVGTYKSAVEPLMRNDMSAESREASLRLVNALWSTYLTQVAENRSITIEDVFPGAKEMIAQLRNADGDNATYALNRKLVDSVSSYAQFEADMTETFQWDKENNQFNNISIYDYADTLTSSLPASDEGNIAVVVVQGAIIDGESIPGSAGGSTIANQIRQARLDPNIKALVLRVNSPGGSVSASEQIRSEVAAFKQQKKHVVVSMGGMAASGGYWISTPANKIIASPSTLTGSIGIFGVINTFENSLESIGVYTDGVTTSPLAGLSVTNKLPEEFAELLQLNIESGYKTFLNLVADSRKKTPAQIDRIAQGRVWVGIDAKNVDLVDEFGDFDDAIDAVAKMAKIDQPVIDWMKPELSLSEQIIMSLSSNAKALIPDPLQAYLPAPVLKEVKTQTEFYRNMNDPLNRYAYCLSCGDIQ; this is encoded by the coding sequence ATGAATAAAATTATGGAGTTAATCGGCGCAATATTAAAATTTAGTTGGCAAGCCATTAACTTTATCAGGAAATTAATCTTAAACGTTATTTTCTTTTTTCTTCTCTTTATGGTCATTGGTATTTTCTTAATTAGCAAAGAAGCACAAAAACCGATGGATTATGAGGGTGCCCTTCTTGTTGATCTTAAAGGTGTGATTGTTGACCAAACTGCAACCCAAAATCCTTTAGGAGAAGTTGGACGGGAGCTTTTAGGTGTTTCAAGTAGCCAGCTTCAAGAAAATTCATTATTTGAAGTTGTCGATACGCTACGCCTAGCTTCTCAAGATCCGAAAATTAAAGGTATGGTGCTCAAACTTGATGAATTTGCAGGGGCAGATCAACCCTCGCTAAATTATATTGGTAAAGCCCTTAATGAATTTAAAAAGACAGGTAAGCCAATTTTTGCAGTAAGTGGCTATTACAGCCAGCCACAATACTATCTCGCCTCTTATGCAGATAAAATTTATCTTACACCTCAAGGTGCTGTGGGTATTTATGGTTTTGGCTTTCAAAATCTCTATTACAAAACACTGCTAGAAAATTTAAAAGTCAGCACTCATATTTTCCGTGTCGGTACGTATAAATCTGCGGTTGAGCCATTAATGCGTAATGATATGTCTGCGGAATCTCGAGAAGCTTCATTACGTTTAGTAAATGCCCTGTGGTCTACATATTTAACCCAAGTTGCAGAAAACCGTAGCATTACTATTGAAGATGTTTTCCCTGGTGCAAAAGAGATGATTGCACAACTACGCAATGCAGATGGGGATAACGCAACTTATGCACTAAATCGTAAATTAGTGGATTCTGTAAGCTCATACGCTCAATTTGAGGCAGACATGACAGAAACCTTCCAATGGGATAAAGAGAATAATCAATTTAACAATATCAGCATTTATGATTATGCCGACACGCTAACCTCTTCATTGCCTGCAAGTGACGAAGGAAACATTGCCGTAGTGGTTGTTCAAGGTGCCATTATTGATGGTGAAAGCATCCCCGGCTCAGCGGGTGGTTCAACTATTGCTAATCAAATTCGCCAAGCACGTTTAGATCCGAACATTAAAGCGCTTGTATTACGTGTAAATAGCCCTGGTGGTAGTGTTTCAGCTTCAGAGCAAATACGCAGTGAAGTTGCCGCTTTTAAACAACAGAAAAAACATGTGGTTGTATCAATGGGCGGCATGGCTGCATCAGGCGGATATTGGATCTCAACCCCTGCAAATAAGATTATTGCTAGCCCTTCAACATTAACAGGCTCTATTGGTATTTTTGGCGTTATTAATACATTTGAAAACAGCCTAGAGTCTATTGGTGTTTATACTGATGGCGTCACAACTTCACCATTAGCCGGATTATCTGTCACAAATAAACTACCTGAAGAATTTGCAGAGCTTTTACAACTCAATATCGAAAGTGGTTATAAAACGTTTCTTAATTTAGTTGCAGACTCTCGTAAAAAAACACCCGCTCAAATTGATCGTATTGCTCAAGGTCGAGTATGGGTAGGAATAGATGCAAAGAATGTGGATTTAGTCGATGAGTTTGGTGATTTTGATGATGCTATTGATGCCGTTGCTAAAATGGCAAAAATTGACCAACCTGTTATTGATTGGATGAAACCTGAATTAAGTCTGTCAGAGCAGATCATAATGAGTTTATCGTCTAACGCAAAAGCGCTTATTCCTGATCCATTACAAGCTTATTTACCAGCTCCTGTTTTAAAAGAAGTTAAAACACAGACAGAGTTTTATCGCAATATGAACGATCCGCTAAATCGCTATGCGTATTGTTTATCTTGTGGTGATATTCAATAA
- a CDS encoding NAD(P)H nitroreductase, producing MDALTLLLNRRSASRLTTPAPDSEALNTILQAGMRVPDHGALKPWHFVVMQNEGIERFSQLLHKAAVVGNLGPEVEEKAKNAPFRAPLIITVIAKVKDHPKVPEWEQVVAAGCCVQAMQMAAVAQGFGGIWRSGSWTHDAVVREGLGCGEHDQIIGFLYLGTPALKAPMTVSPADLTDFVTYF from the coding sequence ATGGATGCATTAACACTGCTTTTGAACCGCCGTTCAGCTTCTCGACTGACTACTCCAGCCCCCGATAGTGAAGCCCTCAATACTATTTTACAAGCAGGTATGCGCGTGCCTGATCATGGTGCACTTAAGCCTTGGCACTTTGTTGTGATGCAAAATGAAGGTATTGAGCGTTTTAGCCAATTACTGCATAAAGCCGCGGTTGTGGGTAATTTAGGGCCAGAAGTTGAAGAAAAAGCAAAAAATGCACCTTTTCGTGCCCCTTTGATCATCACAGTTATTGCAAAAGTGAAAGATCATCCCAAAGTGCCTGAATGGGAACAAGTGGTTGCCGCAGGTTGCTGTGTACAAGCAATGCAAATGGCCGCTGTTGCTCAAGGATTTGGAGGGATTTGGCGTTCAGGCTCTTGGACTCATGATGCAGTGGTAAGAGAAGGACTTGGCTGTGGTGAACACGACCAGATTATTGGTTTCCTTTATTTAGGCACGCCAGCCCTGAAAGCGCCAATGACGGTTTCTCCTGCTGACTTAACTGATTTTGTGACTTATTTTTAA
- the selD gene encoding selenide, water dikinase SelD, translating into MSEAIRLTQYSHGAGCGCKISPKVLETILHSEQAKFHDPHLLVGNETKDDAAVYDLGNGTGIISTTDFFMPIVDNPYDFGRIAATNAISDIFAMGGKPIMAIAILGWPINKLAPEIAREVIEGGRAACQEAGISLAGGHSIDAPEPIFGLAVTGVVPVSKVKKNSEAKAGCQLFLTKPLGIGVLTTAEKKGLLKPEHQGLATEIMCRMNKAGADFSDIEGVTAMTDVTGFGLLGHLSEICDGSGVQATIHFSQVPRLPEVESYIEQGCVPGGTGRNFESYGHLIGEITEMQRKLLCDPQTSGGLLLAVLPEAVEQVKEVASRFDIELTSIGELTAPVAGKALIEVTN; encoded by the coding sequence ATGTCTGAAGCAATTCGTTTAACGCAATACAGTCATGGTGCAGGTTGTGGTTGTAAAATCTCACCAAAAGTTTTAGAAACCATTTTACATAGCGAACAAGCTAAATTTCATGATCCTCATTTACTCGTAGGTAATGAAACCAAAGATGATGCTGCTGTTTATGATTTAGGAAATGGTACAGGTATTATCAGCACTACTGATTTCTTTATGCCAATCGTTGATAATCCTTATGATTTTGGGCGTATCGCTGCAACAAATGCAATCAGTGATATCTTTGCTATGGGTGGAAAACCTATTATGGCGATTGCTATTTTAGGTTGGCCTATTAATAAACTAGCACCTGAAATCGCGCGTGAAGTGATTGAAGGTGGCCGAGCCGCTTGCCAAGAAGCAGGGATTTCACTGGCTGGTGGTCACTCAATTGATGCACCAGAACCGATCTTTGGCCTTGCAGTCACTGGTGTTGTGCCTGTGAGCAAAGTGAAGAAAAACAGTGAAGCTAAAGCAGGATGCCAGCTCTTTTTAACGAAGCCTTTGGGTATTGGTGTATTAACAACGGCTGAGAAAAAAGGCCTGTTAAAACCAGAGCACCAAGGTTTAGCGACAGAAATTATGTGCCGTATGAATAAAGCTGGTGCTGATTTTTCTGATATCGAGGGCGTCACAGCAATGACTGATGTGACAGGATTCGGTTTATTAGGGCATTTAAGCGAGATCTGCGACGGCTCTGGTGTACAAGCTACGATTCATTTCTCACAAGTACCAAGATTACCAGAAGTAGAGTCTTATATTGAACAAGGCTGTGTTCCGGGTGGTACAGGGCGTAACTTTGAAAGTTATGGTCATTTAATCGGTGAGATCACTGAAATGCAACGTAAATTACTCTGCGATCCGCAAACATCAGGTGGCTTATTATTAGCAGTATTGCCTGAAGCAGTTGAACAAGTGAAAGAGGTTGCCTCACGTTTTGATATCGAATTAACTTCTATTGGTGAACTAACAGCACCTGTAGCTGGAAAAGCGTTGATTGAAGTAACTAACTAA
- a CDS encoding DNA topoisomerase III, whose product MRLFIAEKPSLARAIADVLPKPHKRGDGFILCGDNQYVTWCVGHLLEQAEPDAYDPRYARWSLDDLPIIPEKWRLKPRADVKKQLETIKTLLKQAKEVIHAGDPDREGQLLVDEVLNYLNISEDQRKQARRCLINDLNPAAVTRAIDKLRYNHEFVPLCVSALARARADWLYGINMTRAYTLLGQHNGYQGVLSVGRVQTPVLGLVVRRDEEIENFVPKDFFEVKAHVVTPADERFTAIWQPSEHCEPWQDEEGRLLNRKLAEHVIERIKDKPANVTDYQDKQESEIAPLPFSLSALQIEAAKRFGLSAQQVLDTCQRLYETHKLITYPRSDSRYLPDEHFAGRHAVINAISTHDASLLPQDTLDIDKKNRCWDDKKVDAHHAIIPTAKTGNISLSENEKNIYYLVARQYLMQFMPDAVYRKCVIELDIENGKFIAKARFLAQAGWRTLLGAKEQDAENDGSALPVVAKGDELLCEKGEIVEKQTQPPRPFTDATLLSAMTGIARFVQDKELKKILRATDGLGTEATRAGIIELLFKRGFLQKKGRAINSTPAGRALIHVLPDMATLPDMTAHWESVLTQISEKQFKYQDFMMPLNNTLIELITQAKRRPNIQAFRNLPAPAHNKKRKAATKGSNKAGATKNKAQSKEATTDN is encoded by the coding sequence ATGAGATTATTTATTGCAGAAAAACCCAGCCTTGCTCGCGCTATTGCTGATGTATTGCCAAAGCCCCATAAAAGGGGCGATGGCTTTATTCTTTGTGGTGATAACCAGTATGTGACGTGGTGTGTTGGTCACTTACTTGAACAAGCTGAGCCGGATGCATACGACCCGCGGTACGCCCGCTGGTCGTTAGATGATTTGCCTATTATCCCTGAAAAATGGCGACTCAAGCCCCGAGCTGATGTTAAAAAACAGCTAGAAACCATCAAAACACTACTTAAGCAGGCAAAAGAAGTGATCCACGCGGGAGACCCCGATCGTGAAGGTCAGCTTTTAGTCGATGAAGTGCTTAACTATTTAAATATCAGCGAAGACCAAAGAAAACAGGCGCGTCGTTGCTTAATTAATGACTTAAACCCAGCGGCAGTGACGCGTGCTATTGATAAGCTACGTTATAACCATGAGTTTGTACCATTGTGTGTATCTGCTTTAGCGCGAGCGAGAGCAGACTGGCTTTATGGTATTAACATGACTCGAGCGTATACACTCTTAGGTCAGCACAATGGTTATCAAGGTGTATTATCAGTAGGGCGAGTACAAACCCCTGTATTAGGTTTAGTCGTTCGTCGTGATGAAGAAATTGAAAATTTTGTGCCTAAAGATTTCTTTGAAGTTAAAGCTCATGTTGTAACACCTGCCGATGAACGCTTCACCGCGATTTGGCAGCCAAGTGAGCACTGTGAACCTTGGCAAGATGAAGAAGGGCGATTATTAAATCGTAAGCTTGCAGAGCATGTTATTGAGCGAATTAAAGATAAACCTGCCAATGTAACGGATTATCAAGATAAGCAAGAATCTGAAATAGCACCGCTTCCTTTTTCGCTTTCTGCATTACAAATTGAAGCCGCAAAACGCTTTGGTTTAAGCGCACAGCAAGTCTTAGATACATGCCAACGACTATATGAAACACATAAATTAATCACTTATCCGCGTTCTGATAGTCGTTATTTACCTGATGAGCATTTTGCTGGTCGCCATGCTGTTATTAATGCGATTAGCACACATGATGCAAGCCTATTACCGCAAGATACCTTAGATATTGATAAAAAGAATCGTTGCTGGGATGACAAAAAAGTTGATGCCCATCATGCGATTATTCCAACAGCAAAAACGGGTAATATCTCATTAAGTGAAAATGAGAAGAATATTTATTATCTCGTGGCTCGCCAATATCTAATGCAATTTATGCCTGATGCTGTTTATCGTAAATGCGTTATTGAACTTGATATTGAGAATGGCAAATTTATCGCTAAAGCGCGTTTTTTAGCACAAGCAGGTTGGCGAACATTATTAGGTGCGAAAGAGCAAGATGCCGAAAATGATGGTTCTGCATTGCCAGTCGTGGCTAAAGGTGATGAGTTGCTGTGTGAAAAGGGAGAGATTGTTGAAAAGCAAACGCAGCCACCAAGACCTTTTACTGATGCGACATTGCTTTCTGCTATGACGGGAATTGCACGCTTTGTTCAAGATAAAGAACTTAAGAAAATCCTAAGAGCGACGGATGGATTAGGTACTGAAGCGACAAGAGCGGGAATTATTGAGCTGTTATTTAAGAGAGGCTTTTTGCAAAAGAAAGGGCGAGCCATTAATTCAACTCCTGCAGGTAGAGCATTAATTCATGTATTGCCAGATATGGCAACTTTACCGGATATGACTGCACATTGGGAATCGGTACTGACGCAAATTAGTGAGAAGCAATTTAAATATCAAGATTTTATGATGCCATTAAATAACACCTTGATAGAGTTGATTACCCAAGCGAAACGTCGCCCGAATATTCAAGCTTTCAGAAATCTTCCTGCGCCTGCACATAATAAAAAGCGTAAGGCAGCAACGAAAGGAAGTAACAAAGCAGGCGCGACAAAAAATAAAGCGCAGAGTAAAGAAGCAACAACGGATAATTAA
- the xthA gene encoding exodeoxyribonuclease III: MKFVSFNINGLRARPHQLEAIIEKHQPDVIGLQETKVHDDMFPLDTVGALGYHVFYHGQKGHYGVALLTKEKPVAVRKGFPGDDDDAQRRMIMADIETPAGLLTVMNGYFPQGESRDHETKFPAKEKFYADLQNYLTTSLKPTAPVLIMGDLNISPTDKDIGIGENNMKRWLKTGKCSFLPEEREWLATLMGWGLTDTFRQQHPEADDKFSWFDYRSKGFDDNRGLRIDLLLASRCLADNCISTGIDYEIRGMEKPSDHAPVWAEFKI; encoded by the coding sequence ATGAAATTTGTCTCTTTCAACATTAATGGTTTACGCGCTCGTCCTCACCAGCTTGAAGCTATCATAGAAAAACATCAGCCGGATGTTATTGGACTTCAAGAAACGAAAGTTCATGATGATATGTTTCCATTAGATACGGTGGGTGCTTTGGGTTATCACGTTTTCTATCATGGTCAAAAAGGGCATTATGGCGTTGCTTTACTTACAAAAGAAAAACCAGTTGCAGTACGTAAAGGCTTTCCGGGTGATGATGACGATGCTCAGCGCCGAATGATCATGGCTGATATAGAAACACCAGCGGGTTTATTAACAGTCATGAACGGTTATTTTCCTCAAGGTGAAAGCCGTGATCATGAGACTAAATTTCCAGCAAAAGAAAAGTTCTATGCTGATCTGCAAAATTACCTAACCACCAGCTTAAAACCGACCGCTCCAGTACTTATTATGGGTGATTTAAATATTAGTCCAACAGACAAAGATATTGGCATTGGCGAAAATAATATGAAGCGCTGGTTAAAAACCGGCAAATGTTCTTTCCTACCAGAAGAGCGGGAATGGCTAGCAACATTAATGGGCTGGGGGTTAACAGATACATTCCGCCAACAACATCCTGAAGCTGATGATAAATTCTCTTGGTTTGATTATCGTTCTAAAGGATTCGATGATAACCGAGGCTTACGTATTGACTTACTTCTAGCTAGTCGCTGCTTAGCGGATAATTGTATTTCAACAGGAATTGATTACGAGATCCGAGGAATGGAAAAACCCTCTGATCACGCACCAGTTTGGGCTGAATTTAAAATCTAA
- a CDS encoding LysR family transcriptional regulator, whose amino-acid sequence MFFSRKLEAFMAVVENGSLSKAARVMNRTTPPVAKSIKDFEAVLGKRLFKREKFGMSLTQEGLELYNDLKSLYLQEKEITKKHISGIINNSIHVYYDWGKSQYLTQFYQAANKNYSHINIMRFSKENFEEIPDYDGNTLILSSEKIISEKFSLLHKIENKYLGICCQKILVNNVNNNIDRLLSENIWLCDPALYKTAKIKKLESEIGNRGKTVCVRIMDDLNCCLRFIQTHHSLLLTDENPLKNEYEADLCFIPLTQPEIRYSCYIYKSKYHSSVLNRFLDLIDKME is encoded by the coding sequence ATGTTTTTTTCTCGTAAGTTAGAAGCCTTTATGGCTGTAGTCGAAAATGGTTCATTAAGTAAAGCCGCGCGTGTGATGAATCGCACGACACCACCCGTCGCTAAATCTATCAAAGACTTTGAAGCCGTGTTAGGAAAGCGTTTATTTAAGCGAGAGAAGTTTGGTATGAGTTTAACCCAAGAAGGACTTGAACTTTATAATGATTTAAAATCGCTTTATCTTCAGGAGAAAGAGATAACTAAAAAACATATATCAGGTATTATAAATAATAGCATTCATGTTTATTATGATTGGGGAAAAAGTCAGTATTTAACTCAGTTTTATCAAGCAGCAAATAAAAATTATTCCCATATAAATATCATGCGATTTTCAAAAGAAAACTTTGAAGAAATACCCGACTATGATGGTAATACATTAATATTAAGCTCTGAAAAAATTATTAGTGAAAAATTTAGCCTTCTTCATAAAATAGAAAATAAATACTTAGGTATTTGTTGTCAAAAAATACTCGTAAATAATGTGAATAATAATATTGATAGGCTTTTAAGTGAAAATATTTGGTTATGTGATCCGGCATTATACAAGACAGCTAAGATAAAAAAATTAGAGAGCGAAATTGGGAATAGAGGAAAAACTGTATGTGTCAGAATAATGGATGATCTTAATTGCTGTTTACGTTTTATTCAAACGCATCATTCTCTTTTATTAACTGACGAAAATCCATTGAAAAATGAGTACGAAGCAGACTTATGTTTTATACCATTAACGCAACCTGAAATACGGTATAGCTGTTATATCTATAAATCTAAATATCACTCAAGTGTATTGAATCGATTTTTGGATTTAATTGATAAAATGGAATAA
- the purU gene encoding formyltetrahydrofolate deformylase, with product MQHQNTQKKILRTICPDAKGLIAKITNICYKHQLNIVQNSEFVDHRTGRFFMRTELEGIFNDETFLADLDDALPQGSKRELNTAGRRRIVIMVTKEAHCLGDLLMKSAFGDLDVEIAAVIGNHDTLKHLVEQFGIPFHLVSHEGLTRDQHDEKLIAQINQYKPDYVVLAKYMRVLTPAFVQNFPNQIINIHHSFLPAFIGARPYHQAYERGVKIIGATAHYVNDNLDEGPIITQNVINVDHTFSAEDMMRAGRDVEKNVLSHALYWVLSQRVFVYGNRTIIL from the coding sequence ATGCAACACCAAAATACTCAAAAAAAAATACTGCGTACTATTTGCCCTGATGCAAAAGGACTTATCGCTAAAATCACGAATATTTGCTATAAACATCAATTAAATATTGTTCAAAATAGTGAATTTGTTGATCATCGTACAGGTCGCTTTTTTATGCGCACAGAGCTGGAAGGTATCTTTAATGATGAAACCTTTCTTGCAGATTTAGATGATGCTTTACCACAAGGCTCAAAACGTGAATTAAATACCGCAGGCCGTCGTCGCATTGTCATTATGGTGACAAAAGAAGCACACTGCTTGGGTGACTTATTAATGAAAAGTGCATTTGGTGATTTGGATGTTGAAATTGCCGCCGTCATTGGTAACCACGACACGTTAAAACATTTAGTAGAACAATTTGGTATTCCTTTCCATCTTGTTAGCCATGAAGGCTTAACTCGTGATCAACATGATGAAAAATTAATTGCACAAATTAATCAATACAAACCTGATTATGTTGTACTCGCAAAATATATGCGTGTATTAACACCTGCATTTGTACAAAATTTCCCAAATCAAATTATCAATATTCACCACTCTTTCTTACCAGCCTTTATTGGTGCACGTCCTTACCATCAGGCTTATGAGCGCGGTGTTAAAATCATTGGTGCAACAGCACACTACGTAAATGATAATTTAGATGAAGGCCCAATCATCACTCAAAACGTGATTAATGTTGATCATACGTTTTCTGCTGAAGATATGATGAGAGCGGGTCGAGATGTTGAAAAGAATGTTCTTAGCCATGCTTTATATTGGGTACTTTCACAACGAGTTTTCGTTTACGGTAACAGAACCATCATTTTATAA